In Salmonella enterica subsp. enterica serovar Typhimurium str. LT2, a single window of DNA contains:
- the gntK gene encoding gluconate kinase 2 in GNT I system (thermoresistant; similar to E. coli gluconokinase 2, thermoresistant (AAC76462.1); Blastp hit to AAC76462.1 (162 aa), 96% identity in aa 1 - 161) yields the protein MSTTNHDHHVYVLMGVSGSGKSAVASAVAHQLHAAFLDGDFLHPRCNIEKMASGEPLNDDDRKPWLQALNDAAFAMQRTNKISLIVCSALKKHYRDLLREGNPNLSFIYLKGDFDVIESRLKARKGHFFKTQMLVTQFETLQEPGADERDVLVVDIDQPLEGVVASTIEVINKGSTL from the coding sequence TTGAGCACGACTAATCATGATCACCACGTTTACGTTCTGATGGGCGTATCAGGCAGCGGTAAATCCGCTGTCGCAAGCGCCGTGGCGCATCAGCTTCATGCCGCGTTTCTGGACGGCGATTTTCTGCATCCGCGCTGCAATATTGAAAAAATGGCTTCCGGCGAGCCGTTGAATGATGATGACCGCAAACCGTGGTTACAGGCGCTGAACGACGCCGCTTTCGCGATGCAGCGTACCAATAAAATCTCGCTGATCGTCTGCTCCGCACTGAAAAAACACTATCGCGACCTGCTGCGCGAGGGAAACCCGAACCTCTCCTTTATCTACCTGAAAGGTGATTTCGACGTCATTGAAAGCCGTCTGAAAGCGCGCAAAGGTCATTTCTTCAAAACCCAAATGCTGGTGACGCAGTTTGAAACGCTGCAAGAGCCGGGTGCCGACGAACGCGATGTTCTGGTGGTGGATATCGACCAGCCGCTGGAAGGCGTCGTGGCGAGCACCATTGAGGTCATCAATAAAGGCAGTACGCTGTGA
- the yhgN gene encoding putative inner membrane protein (similar to E. coli orf, hypothetical protein (AAC76459.1); Blastp hit to AAC76459.1 (197 aa), 72% identity in aa 4 - 39) translates to MRLILPYRASRKSSGDYQGICVRKGIISVAVLLILIMDQRRNLPAFMRVLKHGEAKCRWAIAMHTSIKKPGSDYALPGLRCRYVPVSRPGKHRATGQQDSAQQLESNHPDNRADRTEDSFHHRPGF, encoded by the coding sequence ATGCGACTTATCCTGCCTTACCGCGCAAGCAGAAAGTCCAGTGGCGATTATCAGGGAATTTGCGTTAGGAAGGGAATCATTTCCGTCGCTGTTTTATTGATCCTAATTATGGATCAGCGTAGAAATTTGCCTGCTTTTATGCGCGTACTGAAACATGGCGAGGCAAAATGTCGTTGGGCGATTGCCATGCACACCTCAATAAAAAAACCGGGTAGCGATTACGCCTTACCCGGCTTACGGTGTCGATATGTGCCCGTTTCCAGGCCCGGTAAGCACCGCGCCACCGGGCAACAAGACTCAGCTCAGCAGTTGGAAAGCAATCATCCCGACAATCGCGCCGACCGTACCGAGGATAGTTTCCATCATCGTCCAGGTTTTTAA
- the glgX gene encoding glycosyl hydrolase (similar to E. coli part of glycogen operon, a glycosyl hydrolase, debranching enzyme (AAC76456.1); Blastp hit to AAC76456.1 (657 aa), 85% identity in aa 1 - 657), translated as MTQLAIGEATPHGATYDGHGVNFTLFSAHAERVELCVFDSRGNERRYDLPGRRGDVWHGYLAGARPGLRYGYRVHGPWQPAQGHRFNPAKLLLDPYARRVEGELKDHPLLHGGHDEPDYRDNAAVAPKSVVISDHYDWEDDAAPRTPWGKTVIYEAHVKGLTYLHPELPQEIRGTYKALGHPVMVAYFKQLGITALELLPVAQFASEPRLQRMGLTNYWGYNPMAMFALHPAWASSPETALDEFRDAVKALHRAGIEVILDIVLNHSAELDLDGPTFSLRGIDNRSYYWIRDDGDYHNWTGCGNTLNLSHPGVVEYACECLRYWVETCHVDGFRFDLASVMGRTPTFRQDAPLFAAIKACPVLSTVKLIAEPWDIGEGGYQVGNFPPPFAEWNDHFRDAARRFWLPRNLTTGEFACRFAASSDVFKRNGRAPGASVNLLTAHDGFTLRDCVCFNQKHNEANGEENRDGTNSNYSDNHGKEGLGGPLDLMERRRDSIHALLATLLLSQGTPMLLAGDEHGHSQHGNNNAYCQDNALTWLDWQQANRGLTTFTAALIRLRQQIPALTGNSWWEEGDGNVRWLNKNAQPLSADEWQNGPKLMQILLSDRFLIAINATLEVTDIVLPEGEWRAVPPFAGEDNPVITAVWQGPAHGLCVFQRG; from the coding sequence ATGACGCAGCTTGCGATCGGCGAAGCAACGCCGCATGGCGCAACGTATGACGGTCATGGCGTGAATTTCACGCTCTTTTCCGCCCATGCGGAGCGCGTAGAGCTGTGCGTTTTTGATTCCCGAGGGAATGAGCGTCGCTATGACCTGCCAGGACGTCGCGGCGATGTCTGGCATGGTTATCTGGCCGGCGCCAGGCCAGGTTTGCGCTATGGCTATCGCGTACATGGCCCGTGGCAGCCAGCGCAGGGGCATCGGTTTAATCCGGCGAAGTTACTGCTTGATCCTTATGCGCGCCGGGTCGAGGGCGAACTAAAAGATCATCCGCTGTTGCACGGCGGACACGATGAACCGGACTACCGCGATAACGCGGCGGTGGCGCCGAAAAGCGTGGTAATCAGCGACCATTATGACTGGGAAGATGACGCCGCGCCGCGCACGCCGTGGGGAAAAACGGTCATCTATGAAGCGCATGTCAAAGGGCTTACCTACCTGCATCCGGAGCTCCCCCAGGAGATACGCGGTACCTATAAAGCGCTCGGTCATCCGGTCATGGTGGCGTACTTCAAACAGCTTGGCATTACGGCGCTGGAACTGTTGCCGGTGGCGCAGTTTGCCAGCGAGCCGCGCCTGCAACGTATGGGGCTGACCAATTATTGGGGTTATAACCCGATGGCGATGTTCGCGCTGCATCCCGCCTGGGCCAGTTCGCCCGAGACGGCGCTGGACGAGTTTCGCGATGCGGTGAAAGCGCTGCATCGTGCGGGGATTGAGGTCATTCTGGACATCGTATTAAACCATAGCGCCGAGCTGGATCTGGACGGTCCAACCTTCTCCCTGCGCGGAATTGATAACCGTAGCTATTATTGGATAAGGGACGATGGCGATTATCACAACTGGACGGGGTGCGGCAACACGCTCAATTTAAGCCATCCCGGCGTGGTGGAATACGCGTGCGAGTGTTTGCGCTATTGGGTGGAAACCTGTCATGTCGATGGTTTTCGTTTTGATTTGGCGTCCGTCATGGGGCGCACGCCGACGTTTCGCCAGGATGCGCCGCTGTTTGCCGCGATTAAAGCGTGTCCTGTGTTATCAACGGTCAAGCTGATTGCTGAACCGTGGGATATTGGCGAGGGCGGCTATCAGGTCGGGAATTTTCCGCCACCGTTTGCCGAGTGGAACGATCATTTTCGCGATGCGGCCCGCCGATTCTGGTTGCCGCGTAACCTGACGACCGGGGAGTTTGCCTGTCGTTTCGCCGCTTCCAGCGATGTGTTTAAACGCAATGGCCGCGCGCCCGGCGCCTCTGTCAATCTGCTCACGGCGCATGACGGTTTTACGCTCCGGGACTGCGTCTGTTTCAATCAGAAACACAATGAGGCGAACGGTGAGGAAAATCGCGACGGCACCAACAGCAATTACAGCGACAATCATGGTAAAGAAGGATTAGGCGGTCCGCTTGATTTAATGGAGCGGCGGCGCGACAGCATTCATGCCCTGCTGGCGACGCTACTGCTCTCTCAGGGAACGCCGATGCTGCTGGCAGGCGATGAACACGGCCATAGCCAGCATGGCAACAATAACGCCTACTGTCAGGATAATGCCTTAACCTGGCTGGACTGGCAGCAGGCAAATCGTGGGTTAACCACGTTTACCGCCGCGCTGATTCGTTTGCGTCAGCAGATACCGGCTTTAACCGGCAATAGCTGGTGGGAAGAAGGCGATGGCAACGTGCGTTGGCTGAATAAAAACGCGCAACCCTTGAGTGCGGATGAGTGGCAAAACGGGCCTAAGCTGATGCAAATTCTGTTGTCGGACCGTTTTCTGATTGCGATAAATGCCACGCTTGAGGTGACAGATATAGTTTTACCCGAAGGGGAATGGCGCGCCGTTCCCCCATTCGCTGGAGAGGATAATCCGGTGATAACGGCGGTCTGGCAGGGACCTGCGCATGGACTGTGTGTGTTCCAGAGAGGATAA
- the gntU gene encoding low affinity gluconate permease (similar to E. coli low-affinity gluconate transport permease protein, interrupted (AAC76461.1); Blastp hit to AAC76461.1 (332 aa), 96% identity in aa 1 - 331) codes for MSTLTLVLTAVGSVLLLLFLVMKARMHAFVALMVVSMGAGLFSGMPLDKIAATMEKGMGGTLGFLAIVVALGAMFGKILHETGAVDQIAVKMLKSFGHSRAHYAIGLAGLICALPLFFEVAIVLLISVAFSMARHTGTNLVKLVIPLFAGVAAAAAFLLPGPAPMLLASQMHADFGWMILIGLCAAIPGMIIAGPLWGNFISRYVELHVPEDITEPHLGEGKMPSFGFSLSLILLPLVLVGLKTIAARFVPEGSTAYEWFEFIGHPFTAILVACLVAIYGLAMRQGMPKDKVMEICGHALQPAGIILLVIGAGGVFKQVLVDSGVGPALGEALTGMGLPIAITCFVLAAAVRIIQGSATVACLTAVGLVMPVIEQLNFSGAQMAALSICIAGGSIVVSHVNDAGFWLFGKFTGATEAQTLKTWTMMETILGTVGAIVGMIAFQLLS; via the coding sequence GTGAGTACATTAACACTGGTTTTAACCGCCGTCGGTTCCGTCTTACTGCTGCTGTTTTTGGTGATGAAGGCGCGTATGCACGCCTTCGTCGCGTTAATGGTCGTCTCGATGGGCGCGGGGCTTTTTTCAGGGATGCCGCTTGATAAAATCGCCGCGACCATGGAAAAAGGGATGGGCGGCACGCTGGGATTCCTGGCGATTGTGGTCGCGCTGGGGGCGATGTTCGGCAAGATTCTGCACGAGACCGGCGCGGTCGATCAGATTGCCGTCAAGATGCTGAAATCTTTCGGTCATAGCCGCGCGCATTATGCCATTGGCCTGGCCGGTCTGATTTGCGCGCTACCGCTGTTCTTTGAAGTGGCGATTGTGCTGCTGATAAGCGTGGCGTTCTCAATGGCGCGCCACACCGGAACGAACCTGGTGAAGCTGGTCATTCCGCTGTTTGCGGGCGTGGCGGCTGCCGCAGCGTTCCTGCTGCCGGGACCTGCGCCGATGCTGCTGGCATCCCAAATGCACGCTGACTTTGGCTGGATGATCCTGATTGGCCTGTGCGCAGCCATTCCGGGCATGATTATCGCCGGGCCGCTGTGGGGCAATTTCATCAGCCGTTACGTTGAACTGCATGTACCGGAAGACATTACCGAGCCGCATCTGGGCGAAGGCAAAATGCCTTCTTTCGGCTTCAGCCTGTCGCTGATCCTGCTGCCGTTGGTGCTGGTAGGGCTGAAAACGATCGCCGCGCGTTTTGTGCCGGAAGGTTCCACCGCTTACGAATGGTTTGAGTTTATCGGTCACCCCTTCACTGCGATTCTGGTCGCTTGTCTGGTAGCGATTTATGGCCTGGCGATGCGTCAGGGGATGCCGAAAGACAAAGTGATGGAAATCTGTGGCCACGCGCTGCAACCGGCGGGCATTATCCTGCTGGTGATTGGCGCAGGCGGGGTGTTCAAACAGGTACTGGTTGACTCCGGCGTCGGCCCGGCGCTGGGCGAAGCGTTAACCGGTATGGGACTGCCGATTGCCATTACCTGCTTTGTGCTGGCGGCGGCAGTGCGCATCATTCAGGGTTCCGCGACCGTGGCGTGTTTAACCGCGGTCGGTCTGGTGATGCCGGTCATAGAGCAACTGAATTTCTCCGGCGCGCAGATGGCTGCGCTCTCTATCTGTATCGCCGGCGGTTCAATTGTGGTTTCTCATGTTAACGACGCTGGCTTCTGGCTGTTCGGTAAATTTACCGGCGCGACCGAAGCGCAGACGTTAAAAACCTGGACGATGATGGAAACTATCCTCGGTACGGTCGGCGCGATTGTCGGGATGATTGCTTTCCAACTGCTGAGCTGA
- the asd gene encoding aspartate-semialdehyde dehydrogenase (aspartate-semialdehyde dehydrogenase. (SW:DHAS_SALTY)), whose protein sequence is MKNVGFIGWRGMVGSVLMQRMVEERDFDAIRPVFFSTSQFGQAAPTFGDTSTGTLQDAFDLDALKALDIIVTCQGGDYTNEIYPKLRESGWQGYWIDAASTLRMKDDAIIILDPVNQDVITDGLNNGVKTFVGGNCTVSLMLMSLGGLFAHNLVDWVSVATYQAASGGGARHMRELLTQMGQLYGHVADELATPSSAILDIERKVTALTRSGELPVDNFGVPLAGSLIPWIDKQLDNGQSREEWKGQAETNKILNTASVIPVDGLCVRVGALRCHSQAFTIKLKKEVSIPTVEELLAAHNPWAKVVPNDRDITMRELTPAAVTGTLTTPVGRLRKLNMGPEFLSAFTVGDQLLWGAAEPLRRMLRQLA, encoded by the coding sequence ATGAAAAATGTTGGTTTTATCGGCTGGCGCGGAATGGTCGGCTCTGTTCTCATGCAACGCATGGTAGAGGAGCGCGATTTCGACGCTATTCGCCCTGTTTTCTTTTCTACCTCCCAGTTTGGACAGGCGGCGCCCACCTTCGGCGACACCTCCACCGGCACGCTACAGGACGCTTTTGATCTGGATGCGCTAAAAGCGCTCGATATCATCGTGACCTGCCAGGGCGGCGATTATACCAACGAAATTTATCCAAAGCTGCGCGAAAGCGGATGGCAGGGTTACTGGATTGATGCGGCTTCTACGCTGCGCATGAAAGATGATGCCATTATTATTCTCGACCCGGTCAACCAGGACGTGATTACCGACGGCCTGAACAATGGCGTGAAGACCTTTGTGGGCGGTAACTGTACCGTTAGCCTGATGTTGATGTCGCTGGGCGGTCTCTTTGCCCATAATCTCGTTGACTGGGTATCCGTCGCGACCTATCAGGCCGCCTCCGGCGGCGGCGCGCGCCATATGCGCGAGCTGTTAACCCAGATGGGTCAGTTGTATGGCCATGTCGCCGATGAACTGGCGACGCCGTCTTCCGCAATTCTTGATATTGAACGCAAAGTTACGGCATTGACCCGCAGCGGCGAGCTGCCGGTTGATAACTTTGGCGTACCGCTGGCGGGAAGCCTGATCCCCTGGATCGACAAACAGCTCGATAACGGCCAGAGCCGCGAAGAGTGGAAAGGCCAGGCGGAAACCAACAAGATTCTCAATACTGCCTCTGTGATTCCGGTTGATGGTTTGTGTGTGCGCGTCGGCGCGCTGCGCTGTCACAGCCAGGCGTTCACCATCAAGCTGAAAAAAGAGGTATCCATTCCGACGGTGGAAGAACTGCTGGCGGCACATAATCCGTGGGCGAAAGTGGTGCCGAACGATCGTGATATCACTATGCGCGAATTAACCCCGGCGGCGGTGACCGGCACGTTGACTACGCCGGTTGGTCGTCTGCGTAAGCTGAACATGGGGCCAGAGTTCTTGTCGGCGTTTACCGTAGGCGACCAGTTGTTATGGGGCGCCGCCGAGCCGCTGCGTCGAATGCTGCGCCAGTTGGCGTAG
- the glgC gene encoding glucose-1-phosphate adenylyltransferase (glucose-1-phosphate adenylyltransferase. (SW:GLGC_SALTY)) produces the protein MVSLEKNDRVMLARQLPLKSVALILAGGRGTRLKDLTNKRAKPAVHFGGKFRIIDFALSNCLNSGIRRIGVITQYQSHTLVQHIQRGWSLFSEEMNEFVDLLPAQQRMKGENWYRGTADAVTQNLDIIRRYKAEYVVILAGDHIYKQDYSRMLIDHVEKGARCTVACMPVPIKEATAFGVMAVDESDKIIDFVEKPANPPAMPGDASKSLASMGIYVFDADYLYELLAADDKDDASSHDFGKDIIPKITREGMAYAHPFPLSCVQSDPQAEPYWRDVGTLEAYWKANLDLASVTPELDMYDQNWPIRTHMESLPPAKFVQDRSGSHGMTLNSLVSGGCIISGSVVVQSVLFPRVRINSFCNIDSAVLLPEVWVGRSCRLRRCVIDRACIIPEGMVIGENAEEDARRFYRSEEGIVLVTREMLRKLQVKQER, from the coding sequence ATGGTGAGTTTAGAGAAGAACGATCGTGTAATGTTGGCGCGCCAGCTGCCATTGAAATCTGTTGCCCTAATCCTGGCCGGCGGCCGCGGCACGCGTCTAAAAGATTTAACGAACAAACGCGCCAAACCAGCCGTCCACTTTGGTGGGAAGTTCCGCATCATCGATTTCGCCTTATCTAATTGTCTGAACTCCGGGATTCGCCGTATCGGCGTGATCACTCAGTATCAGTCCCATACGCTGGTGCAGCATATTCAGCGCGGCTGGTCACTGTTTAGCGAAGAGATGAACGAATTTGTCGATCTGCTGCCAGCCCAACAGCGTATGAAGGGCGAAAACTGGTATCGCGGCACGGCAGACGCGGTGACCCAGAACCTGGATATTATTCGTCGCTATAAAGCGGAATATGTCGTCATCCTGGCAGGCGATCATATCTACAAGCAGGACTACTCGCGTATGTTGATCGATCACGTTGAAAAGGGCGCGCGTTGCACGGTGGCCTGTATGCCGGTGCCGATCAAAGAAGCGACGGCGTTCGGCGTGATGGCGGTCGATGAAAGCGACAAGATTATTGATTTTGTCGAAAAACCGGCGAATCCCCCCGCAATGCCTGGTGACGCCAGCAAATCGCTGGCCAGTATGGGCATTTACGTTTTTGACGCCGATTACCTGTATGAATTGCTGGCGGCAGACGATAAAGATGACGCTTCCAGCCACGATTTCGGTAAAGACATTATCCCCAAAATCACCCGCGAAGGTATGGCTTACGCGCATCCTTTCCCGCTCTCCTGCGTGCAGTCCGATCCACAAGCCGAACCGTACTGGCGCGATGTAGGTACGCTGGAAGCTTACTGGAAGGCGAACCTGGATTTAGCCTCGGTGACGCCGGAGCTGGATATGTATGACCAGAACTGGCCTATCCGTACGCATATGGAATCGCTACCGCCTGCGAAATTCGTGCAGGACCGCTCCGGTAGCCACGGTATGACGCTGAACTCGCTGGTCTCCGGCGGCTGCATTATCTCCGGTTCGGTGGTGGTGCAATCTGTGCTCTTCCCACGGGTGAGAATAAATTCTTTTTGTAATATTGATTCGGCAGTGTTGTTACCTGAGGTTTGGGTAGGGCGCTCCTGCCGTTTACGTCGCTGTGTTATTGACCGTGCCTGTATTATCCCGGAAGGCATGGTGATTGGTGAAAATGCGGAAGA
- the gntR gene encoding transcriptional repressor gnt-I (gntUKR; GalR/LacI family; similar to E. coli regulator of gluconate (gnt) operon (AAC76463.1); Blastp hit to AAC76463.1 (313 aa), 97% identity in aa 1 - 304) codes for MKKKRPVLQDVADRVGVTKMTVSRFLRNPEQVSVALRGKIAAALDELGYIPNRAPDILSNATSRAIGVLLPSLTNQVFAEVLRGIEAVTDAHGYQTMLAHYGYKPEMEQERLESMLSWNIDGLILTERTHTPRTLKMIEVAGIPVVELMDSQSPCLDIAVGFDNFEAARQMTAAIIARGHRHIAYLGARLDERTIIKQKGYEQAMRDAGLVPYSVMMEQSSSYSSGIELMRQARREYPQLDGIFCTNDDLAVGAAFECQRLGLKIPDDMAIAGFHGHDIGQVMEPRLASVLTPRERMGSIGAERLLARIRGETVTPKMLDLGFTLSPGGSI; via the coding sequence ATGAAAAAGAAAAGACCCGTACTTCAGGATGTGGCCGACCGTGTGGGCGTGACCAAAATGACGGTCAGCCGTTTTTTGCGTAATCCGGAGCAGGTCTCCGTCGCGCTGCGGGGTAAAATTGCGGCTGCGCTTGATGAGCTCGGGTACATTCCTAATCGCGCGCCTGACATTCTTTCCAACGCCACCAGTCGCGCCATTGGCGTTCTGCTGCCGTCTTTAACCAACCAGGTCTTTGCGGAAGTGTTACGCGGCATTGAGGCTGTCACCGACGCGCATGGTTATCAAACCATGCTGGCGCACTACGGCTATAAACCGGAGATGGAGCAGGAGCGCCTGGAATCGATGCTCTCCTGGAATATCGACGGCCTGATCCTCACTGAGCGTACCCATACGCCGCGCACCTTAAAAATGATCGAAGTCGCCGGGATTCCGGTGGTGGAACTGATGGACAGCCAGTCGCCGTGTCTCGATATTGCCGTCGGTTTTGATAACTTCGAGGCCGCCCGTCAGATGACCGCCGCGATTATCGCGCGTGGTCATCGTCATATCGCCTATCTGGGGGCGCGCCTCGACGAACGTACTATCATCAAGCAGAAGGGCTATGAACAGGCGATGCGGGACGCAGGGCTGGTTCCTTACAGTGTGATGATGGAGCAATCTTCATCCTACTCTTCCGGTATCGAACTCATGCGCCAGGCGCGACGCGAATACCCACAGCTTGACGGTATTTTTTGCACCAACGATGACCTGGCGGTGGGGGCGGCCTTCGAATGCCAGCGCCTGGGGCTAAAAATCCCGGACGACATGGCGATCGCCGGGTTCCACGGTCATGACATCGGCCAGGTGATGGAACCGCGTCTGGCAAGCGTCCTGACGCCACGCGAGCGAATGGGCAGCATTGGCGCGGAACGTCTGTTGGCCCGCATTCGCGGCGAAACGGTCACGCCGAAAATGTTAGATTTAGGTTTCACCTTGTCACCGGGCGGATCTATTTAG
- the glgB gene encoding 1,4-alpha-glucan branching enzyme (similar to E. coli 1,4-alpha-glucan branching enzyme (AAC76457.1); Blastp hit to AAC76457.1 (728 aa), 93% identity in aa 1 - 728), with the protein MSSRIDRDVINALIAGHFADPFSVLGMHQTQAGLEVRALLPDATDVWVIEPKTGRKVGKLECLDARGFFCGVLPRRKNFFRYQLAVTWHGQQNLIDDPYRFGPLIQEMDAWLLSEGTHLRPYETLGAHADTMDGVTGTRFSVWAPNARRVSVVGQFNYWDGRRHPMRLRKESGIWELFIPGAHNGQLYKFELLDANGNLRIKADPYAFEAQMRPETASMICGLPEKVTPGEERQKANQFDAPISIYEVHLGSWRRHTDNNFWLSYRELADQLVPYAKWMGFTHLELLPVNEHPFDGSWGYQPTGLYAPTRRFGTRDDFRYFINAAHAAGLNVILDWVPGHFPSDEFSLAEFDGTHLYEHSDPREGYHQDWNTLIYNYGRREVSNYLVGNALYWMERFGIDALRVDAVASMIYRDYSRKEGEWIPNEFGGRENLEAIEFLRNTNRIIGEQVPGAVSMAEESTDFSGVTRPPETGGLGFWYKWNLGWMHDTLDYMKLDPVYRQYHHDKLTFGMLYNHTENFVLPLSHDEVVHGKKSILDRMPGDAWQKFANLRAYYGWMWAFPGKKLLFMGNEFAQGREWNHDASLDWHLLEGGDNWHHGVQRLVRDLNHTYRHHKALHELDFDAYGFEWLVVDDNERSVLIFVRRDKAGNEIIVASNFTPVPRHDYRFGINQPGRWREILNTDSMHYHGSNTGNGGVVHSDEIESHGRQHSLNLTLPPLATIWLMREGE; encoded by the coding sequence ATGTCCAGTCGTATCGATAGAGACGTGATTAATGCGCTAATTGCAGGACATTTTGCGGACCCTTTTTCCGTACTCGGAATGCACCAGACCCAAGCCGGACTAGAAGTCCGCGCCCTCTTACCTGACGCCACCGACGTATGGGTGATTGAGCCCAAAACCGGACGTAAAGTCGGCAAACTGGAATGTCTCGACGCTCGCGGTTTTTTCTGCGGCGTTTTACCCCGACGTAAAAATTTCTTTCGCTATCAGCTCGCCGTGACCTGGCACGGACAGCAGAACCTCATCGACGATCCTTACCGTTTTGGTCCATTAATACAGGAAATGGATGCCTGGCTATTGTCGGAAGGCACCCACCTGCGTCCTTATGAAACGCTGGGCGCGCACGCCGATACGATGGATGGCGTCACCGGCACCCGTTTCTCCGTCTGGGCGCCTAATGCTCGTCGCGTTTCGGTTGTCGGGCAATTCAACTATTGGGATGGGCGTCGCCACCCGATGCGTCTGCGCAAAGAGAGCGGTATTTGGGAGCTGTTTATCCCCGGCGCGCATAATGGACAACTGTATAAATTCGAGCTGCTTGATGCGAACGGTAATCTGCGCATTAAAGCCGATCCCTATGCTTTTGAGGCGCAGATGCGTCCGGAAACGGCGTCGATGATTTGCGGACTGCCGGAGAAAGTGACGCCAGGCGAAGAACGACAAAAAGCCAATCAGTTTGATGCGCCGATCTCGATTTATGAGGTGCATTTAGGTTCATGGCGCCGCCATACGGATAACAATTTCTGGCTGAGCTATCGTGAGCTGGCGGATCAGCTTGTGCCTTACGCCAAATGGATGGGCTTTACTCACCTTGAACTCTTGCCGGTCAACGAACATCCGTTTGACGGCAGTTGGGGCTACCAGCCGACCGGCCTCTACGCGCCGACCCGCCGCTTTGGTACGCGAGACGACTTCCGTTATTTCATCAATGCGGCCCATGCGGCGGGCCTTAACGTCATTCTCGACTGGGTGCCGGGCCATTTCCCGTCCGATGAATTTAGCCTCGCGGAGTTTGACGGCACCCACCTCTATGAGCACAGCGACCCGCGCGAGGGCTATCACCAGGACTGGAATACGCTGATCTACAACTATGGTCGTCGTGAAGTCAGTAATTATCTGGTGGGTAACGCCCTGTACTGGATGGAGCGTTTTGGGATTGATGCGCTGCGTGTCGATGCGGTGGCCTCTATGATCTACCGCGACTACAGCCGCAAAGAGGGCGAGTGGATACCGAACGAGTTCGGCGGTCGTGAAAACCTGGAAGCCATTGAGTTTCTGCGTAATACCAACCGCATTATTGGCGAGCAGGTGCCCGGCGCGGTCAGCATGGCGGAAGAGTCGACAGACTTCTCTGGCGTGACGCGTCCACCGGAAACGGGTGGGCTGGGGTTCTGGTACAAGTGGAATCTGGGCTGGATGCACGACACGCTGGACTACATGAAGCTGGACCCGGTGTACCGCCAGTATCATCACGACAAGCTGACCTTTGGTATGTTGTACAACCATACCGAAAACTTTGTTCTGCCGCTGTCGCACGATGAGGTGGTTCACGGCAAGAAATCCATTCTCGATCGTATGCCGGGCGATGCGTGGCAAAAATTCGCCAACCTGCGCGCCTATTATGGTTGGATGTGGGCCTTCCCCGGCAAGAAACTGCTGTTTATGGGGAATGAGTTTGCCCAGGGACGCGAGTGGAACCATGACGCCAGCCTCGACTGGCACCTGCTGGAGGGGGGCGATAACTGGCACCACGGGGTTCAGCGTCTGGTGCGCGATCTCAACCACACCTATCGCCACCATAAAGCGTTGCATGAGCTGGATTTTGATGCTTACGGCTTTGAGTGGCTGGTGGTCGATGACAATGAACGCTCGGTACTGATTTTTGTACGCCGTGATAAAGCCGGTAACGAGATCATCGTCGCCAGCAACTTTACGCCCGTTCCTCGCCACGACTACCGCTTTGGCATCAACCAGCCGGGACGCTGGCGTGAAATTCTCAATACTGATTCGATGCATTATCACGGTAGCAACACCGGCAATGGCGGCGTGGTGCACAGCGATGAGATCGAAAGCCATGGCCGTCAGCACTCTCTTAACCTGACGTTACCGCCGTTGGCGACGATCTGGCTGATGCGGGAGGGGGAATGA